Genomic DNA from Stigmatopora argus isolate UIUO_Sarg chromosome 13, RoL_Sarg_1.0, whole genome shotgun sequence:
ttcatttacaCAGTGACTGCAGAACATAGGAGGGGGTTCAACTAAAAGTCTTCCAGCTGATCTGGTCTGCCCGGTTTTTTGGGAGTAAGTGTTAATAACACCCCGTAGAAAGAACGTTCCTTAAGAACCCTTGGTATTCAGTCACTTTAAGTACTCTTAGAATGTCTTTTGAACCGCCATTCTCGAAAATGCAGTCATTCTCACAGTAACGAAAGCCCTTGAAAAGTTGGCCAACATTTCCTCGTGTCAACTCGCGGTTTATCAGTTCTTACACGCATAAGTACATTGATTGAAATTCACGATAGAAGGTGTAGATAGCAAGACCTGACTCGTTCTGGTCTTCATTTGGCGCAAACATAAAGTTTTTAACGCGAACGCCCATTTTGTAATAGTACCcgtttatttctttttcctaGGAGGACAATGAGATACCATCCAGTCTGTCGGTCAAGGACTCACTCAAAACCCCGCTCCCAAGCGAGTACGACGCAGAGTCCACTCGGCCCAACATGTCCATCGCCAGCTCGGTGGACGGTCTCCAGACCATCGACCTTTCCTCGGACGAAGATCACTCGGTGGACAGAGTGGACGCAGAAGCGCTGGAGTGCGGCCTGGGCGGAAGTAGCTCCCACATGCTTGAGCGGAGGTCCGACAAGTTCAAGCGCTCCAGTCTGAAGAAGGTGGACAGCATCAAGAAGGCCTTCTCGCGGCAGAGCATCGAGAAAAAGATGGCGCAGATCACCACCAAGATCGTGCCGCCGGAGAAGCGCGAAAAGATCATAAAGACCCTCAGTCCCACTCACCCCAAGAGCCCCACGGCCAAGAGCTCCACGTTCAAGGTATCGCCCATGACGTTCAACGTCAAGAAGGTCCGGGATGGAGAGGTTCCTTCGCAAGAACCTCCCTCGGGCGAGGGGGCTCACGTGGAGATCTCGCCGCTGGAATGCTCACCCGGAGATGCGGCGCCGGACGACCAGGCCGTCCAGAAGAGTCAACAAATGCTCAATCGGTGCAACGTCATCGGCGTGAAGGCGGAGATGGCCGTCAACGGCGATCCGCCGGGCGCCCAGTGCGAAGTAAACGGCGACCGTTCTGCCGGTCTGGCCGTCCCTGAGCCTGATGACGACGTTGGTGATGTTAAGGATGAGGAAGCCTGCAAAATTGAAGAGAAGCAGTCTCTCTCAGCAGCTGCAGAAACAGTTGCTGTAAATCAAGTTCCCTAAACACGGGGCTACGTTTacgacattaaaataaaaaataaaaaaaataaaaaaaacattgtcattgTCAAAAACACACTACTTAAGGATGTAGTTTGGAGGGTTGGAAAGGAGGTAGCGGAGAGTTGATAAATGTACTCCAAAGTACATTTAGAATTGGTTTTGCTATTAGTTTCATGTGTAAATATAACAAACTAAGATCACAAAATTTGCTTCAACATATTTTTGGACCAACGTACTTACTTTCCTATTTACACAGGGCGATAGTGTTGAATTCTGGGATGTCAAAAAACaactataccctaaactggTTAGTTGTCAGTCAGCCATGCATTACAcagagtgggaattgaacccacatCTACCCACACCATAGCCaagcaagtgaacctctacaccacaggATGACTTTAGTTAGCTACATTAAACATCAACTTCACGCAATCCGTAGATTGACAATTGAGCACACATGACAATATATGAACATAATCACTAATTAGGTTTAACATTGTGGAGAACAGTAAACAGGTTTCTCATTGTGGCACCAGTCCTGACTGCCAGTACAACATTTAATATGATAATAGAACCTTTGTTTAGTTGGATCTGAATATAGTTGATAAAGATTTATGTTCAATTGTAGAAGGGAGTAAAGCTGCTTCATGAAAATTCCAAACTTGGACAGCTGCTGATCTCCTAGGCAACGCACCAAGTATCTCCTTTTGCTGGGCTTGTCTGCCTTCTTGCTACTAAAAAAACAGCCTCTTTGTTCGGGCCTTTCTTGTTTTTATCTGAAAACTAGTAAATCTTTGGCAACTAAACTAGTTGGTAGCGAGTTGCTAGGGTTTGCCGGAGCAACAATTGGAATCCAGGGGTTGCTTTTATAGGGGATTTGTGTCCAATTTTACACCACTGATTCCGAGAGCAAACTACATAGTGACAGTGTAGTAGCTTCCCATTATTTGGGGTAACAAGCATATACTTTCAATTCATTAATGTGGGGGAAAAGAATATTGTAAAAGATAATGTTTAGTCTACATGTGATAATTTACTTCTGGGAGAATTTGAATGTTTCGTCTTGTCTTTTCACTGAATGCTTTTTCTCTGATAACATGCAACAGCATATTCCTGCACCATGCAGAAGCAAGTTCCTGTGATTTGGggagataataaaaaaataaaaaatatgcttGTCCCCTTTcttactttgcatttttttaattcacttggAGAGTTTAAACATATAGGCAATTCtgttagttttgtttttatttgtcctTGAACTTATATAGAGGGCAATTTTGAAAAGTGTGATTGGTATACAAATACTAAGTAACGTCAATATTTTGTCAGCTGCCTAACTCTGAAAAAGTGCCTATGTATAATAAATCcatatttgttgttttgttttcgttCCATGTTTGCACATCTGATGAAGAATGGGATGAAATTAAAGTAGATGTGCATCAACACAGTGTGTTATCCCTTCTTTTCTTATAATTGTAATTGCTAGTTAAGtcagatttgatttattttcttcttaatAACTAATAAACAAAAACGTCATGAATTTAAACGCCCCATAAGCATCCTGCGTCTTTACCTGGGGAGTTATTTCTCCCACATTTTGGGGTTGAGCCTGAACACATCATAGTCAAGTGTGCTCATGAATGCTCAATGCATTATACTATAAATGTTGACAAAAGATTTTCTGTATGAGTTTAAAGCTTTCCCCACTTTGCTTGTAACATAACCATTCTGATTTTACGTAAGCAATCGATACGTACTCAACGACTTTGATTCGTTTCTTTGTGATATATTATAGTGGAGGCGGTAGATTTTTGTCGCGGTGCTTGTCTCCCTCTTGCGTCCGAATCACGCCAGAGCTGCCCGAACACCTTTAAGTCTTCAGAGCGATTTTTACTATACTTTTAATTAACAATATTCTTGTCTTCAATGTTATACACATTCAGATTCAACGGGTTTTACGCTAGttacttatttttaaaagggtATACACCTCGAGAGTTTTATTGTCACGGTGGCCGAGAGGTTAAGGCGTTGGACTCGAAATCCAATGGGGTTTCCCCGcacaggttcgaatcctgtcCGTGAcggtcattttgtttttcaagcaGAATGAAAATTGAGCTTATATGTTAAACGAATTttatttagtttacatatttgacatgcctgtttaaaaaaagcaaagaagTAATTTAGAAAGGGTTTATCCTGTGCTGACACCGTTTTATGTAGTTGCCTTTGCTTTCTATAAATCATTTGGTATGAACCAATTTCATCAGTGATTTCCTTAATTCTACTTTATTCTGGTGCTATTAAACTTTTAGTTTCCTCTGAAGCCTAAGTTATGTGTCGTAAACGACACGGAATTTCCTCCTCAACATGGCATTTCCCAATTTGGACCCCTCTACAAAGAGGAAAATGGAACCGTCCCGCAGTATATAAAGGGAAACCGGCAGCACAAAGTGACGTACGTTCCGAGGCATAGTAGAAGCAATAATGTGTGTGGCTGCTTGAAAACTTGCTTAGCTGTCCAGCTGCGTATTTTTTGATATTGAATAGATCAACAAACTTACTAGGGCTATTAATTCGCACTACTGCCAACTTTAACCAGTTATTCGGTTTATAGAGACACACGATTCTGTTAGACACACTAATGTAACCCGACGACGCCAACAATGTCATTCTGAAAAGGTAACACAAAGGAAATGGAGTCGGTCAGTGttgtttaatatatatttttctaaacaTGAACATAGTTATAGAAGGAGGAGCTTAAAAAAAGACGATCAAAAGCCTAAACGTCAATAGTTTTTGAGTCAGGACTCGGGATTTTCCAGACCGGTAGTTCCACTTGAAAGGCTTATAGCTAACTACCTTTACCAGATCGTTTAAAAAATCACTTGGGAACACAGCGAATGTGTTTTGTCGTTTCACTCGACTCGAAACGGCGTCCATAAAACGATCGGATTGAGTGCTGAAGGCGTTTTTGTCCAAgctaacatgctaggctagcctTGAATGGTGGGTGGATGGTCGGGTGGCATCGACGCACACAATGGCAGCAACCTCGACCGAAGCGGTCTTCTTGATTAAAGACGTCAAGCCCGGCTTGAAAAACCTCAATATTGTATTCATCGTTTTGGAAATAGGTAAGTGTTAGCCAGCACGATGGTTCTTGAATGTCCTTTACCGGGACAGCTTGTGCTCTTAAAGGTACAGGCACGATTTTACGTATACAAGTGTGCGCGTTTAACTtcctggctgccattgacggtatttgacgtcccatccattttgactgaggagGGCTGTCTACGTCACCGGCACCGCAAAACGAACTTTCACAGCCATGTTTATACATGTTTTATGTATTTAGAATCCAATGCATGTTATTGTCCACACACATCTAGATCACACTTGTATATCAAATGCTATAATCTAGGGTTGCATATGATTATGccatgtcttttttatttacagCATAAGCAATAAagataaattcttttttttttatcaccatTGATTAAAGTTGAAGGCAGTAGACATTTGTCTGATAAAATGATGTTGCTGATGAATATGAAAATTTAAAGCCTCTTTATTTCCCTTCCTGAAACTAGGACGAGTGACCAAGACTAAAGATGGTCATGAAGTGCGTTCTTGCAAGGT
This window encodes:
- the LOC144087268 gene encoding caveolae-associated protein 2-like; the encoded protein is MEEEPPRAEVSHPESGGVTGSTHTIPETAPENTELLIPSCSPTSASASVTPTGTLARLGLKVPGSPTSPSAATAAAPGSPADRGQVSAITVVALLDKLVNMMEAVQDNQQRMEQKQADLEGAVRGVQGDVSRLSKTHVGTSNSVCKLLERSRKVSGHLKEVRERLDKQAVQVKKLEANHSHLLKRNHFKVLIFQEDNEIPSSLSVKDSLKTPLPSEYDAESTRPNMSIASSVDGLQTIDLSSDEDHSVDRVDAEALECGLGGSSSHMLERRSDKFKRSSLKKVDSIKKAFSRQSIEKKMAQITTKIVPPEKREKIIKTLSPTHPKSPTAKSSTFKVSPMTFNVKKVRDGEVPSQEPPSGEGAHVEISPLECSPGDAAPDDQAVQKSQQMLNRCNVIGVKAEMAVNGDPPGAQCEVNGDRSAGLAVPEPDDDVGDVKDEEACKIEEKQSLSAAAETVAVNQVP